The window AGCGGGACGAGCAGCACGCCGGTGCCGCGTGCGACCGGATAGGTCAGCGACAGCGCGCCGTTGCTATAGGCTGCAGCAAGCGAGCAGGCGTAGGCGATATGGACGCAGCCACTGACCACGACAAACGGCACTGCCTCCCGCGCGAGACCTTCATGCAGGAGCAGATAGCCGGTCGGTAGCGCGTAGACCGCGAGACTGATCCATCCAAAAACGAACATAAACGACAGCGCATCGGCGCTTCGTTTGGTCAGGGTATTCCACGTTGCATGGAAGACAGCGGAAAGCAGGACGAGCCCAACGGCCACAATGCTCATGCCGCGAATAGTACGGACAGTTTTGTCATTTGCCTAGATGTCCCCAAACACGATGGAACGGCACTTGCATATCGCGTCCCACCTGTCCTGATCTCACGGTCAGTGGCAGGTGAGGACGGAGGACACATAGCGAATGAGAGGGCTTATGAGCGAATGGTTGTTCCTGACGAACCATGCGCGCGTGTTGATGTATATCTCGCAGTACCCAACGAGCACCGCTCGACGTATCGCTGAGGCGGTCGGAATTACCGAGCGTGCAACACAGCGCCTGATCCGTGATCTCGATGAGGCCGGCTACATCAGCCGTCGCCGCGTTGGGCGTAACAACCAGTATGTCGTCCATTCAGATCGTGAGATCTCGGGCAGCGTCCTGGGCTCGATCCAGCTATCGGATCTTCTGGCGTGCTGTGCTCCGGCAGCACCGATGCGCCTGCGCACTATCAGTTCCGCCAAATAACAGGCGATCACCGGCGCCTCAATCGTCGTGATGGGCGGAAACGTCGTTCATGACGTCGATTGAGGCCGGCGGTATGTGTCGGGGCGGCAGATGTATTTTCGATGCTTCCGGTGCGGGATGCGAGAGCGCACGCTCCCGATCAGTGATCCGCAGCATCGCGGCGATGCCGGTCACCCGTAGCCCCTGCCACGTCACCCGCATGCCGAAGCTCCAGGCGACACTCGCTCGCTCTCGCACTCTCAGAATGCGCGCCAGCATCCGGTGGTAGAACAGCAGAAGCATGATGAAACCAACGATGGACTTGAACAGCAGGTCGAACGAGCGGATGGCCAGAATTACGAACGTCGCCCGCACCCAGCCGATGCCGAGCGATCCCATCAGTCCGGCCATCGACGAATCGCTGACACCGTAGCCGCCGGGGATCGGCAACACCAGCGCGGCAGATTCCGACACCGAATGCACGAACAGCGCTTCTCGCGGTGTTACGCCGGAGAAGGTCAGCGCATTCGCCAGCGCGAAGAACATCGCCGCGGCGAGCGTTGTCGTCGTCACGCTGAACGCGACACCGCGTGAAATGACTGGCGCGCGCATGAGTGCCGAAACGCGATGCTGGATATCGGCCTCTTTCGGCACCCATCTGCGAGTCAGCCGCGTGCGCCCGAGCAGTTTGGCGATCGCCGCCCAGACACGTTGAGAGCGCCCCATCGTAATCAGCGTCGTGGCAATCACCAGACCGGAGATCGGGAGAATGAACCGCTCGCCTGGCTGATGCACCAACAGCATCGCTGAGTAGGCAACCAGCGAAATGCCGAGCGTATCGGCGACGAAGCCGACGAACAGGCCCGACGCCGCCTCACGCATGTATATGTTGCCGTGCTCCTGCGCGAGCCGGGCAGGTAGCCACGAGCCTCCGGGGAGTGCGCCGGCCGACATGCCGGCCAGATAGCTCGTCATGCCGTCTTTCCACGAAATGTTGAGCTTCGCCGCCCGCAGGTAGTACGCCCAGCGAATGGCCTTGACGATCGCCGATACCGTCATCAGCGCGATCACTGCAACGAGCGTCCCTGTCGGCACGCCTCGAATCGCCGACCAGAACGTCGAAAAGTCAACGAGTCTGGACAGCGCAATCACTGCTGCGATAACGATGATGATCAGTATGAGGCGTCTCATCTATGGGTTTGCGATCTCTCAGAGACAACGTGTAGCGACGTTCTGCCGCCCATGTGCCGACCTCCAGCTCCTAGGTACGGCTTGCTCGGGAACGACGGCCTGAATCTGACGTTGCTGCTTCGGCGGCTTTCGCCGAGTGAAAGGCCACGGCGCTCTCGATGACCCGCCGTTCGCTGAGCTCAAGGCTCAGCCACGGGAACTTGCCGCGCTCGACGGCCCGACAGACATCATCAGCAGACCAGAATCCCAGCGACTCCAGCTTACTCTGCAGTGTCGGCGGCAGCCCCAATGACCCGACCGGGTCTGCGTCCCAGTTCAGATCCATGCGCGAGATGACCGGCTCCAGCCAGCGGATCGTCAGCAGCACGAATCCCAGCATCATCGCCAGTAGCGACAGCATCGCCAGCATCATGCTCGGGAAGAGTGTCCAATTTGGCCAGGTTGCCATCTGCGAAACAATGAGCCAGGTGCCGAAGACACCGAGCGTAGCCAGTGCAGCACCGGTGAGCGCTGGTTTCTCGGAAACGATCGACGGGATATTCGGTGTAAACGGTTCACCTGCTCGTTCGCGCAACCGCGAATGGCGGTACAAGTCGTAGGGGCTTCGCTGCCA is drawn from Thermomicrobiales bacterium and contains these coding sequences:
- a CDS encoding flippase-like domain-containing protein, which produces MRRLILIIIVIAAVIALSRLVDFSTFWSAIRGVPTGTLVAVIALMTVSAIVKAIRWAYYLRAAKLNISWKDGMTSYLAGMSAGALPGGSWLPARLAQEHGNIYMREAASGLFVGFVADTLGISLVAYSAMLLVHQPGERFILPISGLVIATTLITMGRSQRVWAAIAKLLGRTRLTRRWVPKEADIQHRVSALMRAPVISRGVAFSVTTTTLAAAMFFALANALTFSGVTPREALFVHSVSESAALVLPIPGGYGVSDSSMAGLMGSLGIGWVRATFVILAIRSFDLLFKSIVGFIMLLLFYHRMLARILRVRERASVAWSFGMRVTWQGLRVTGIAAMLRITDRERALSHPAPEASKIHLPPRHIPPASIDVMNDVSAHHDD
- a CDS encoding MarR family transcriptional regulator; the encoded protein is MSEWLFLTNHARVLMYISQYPTSTARRIAEAVGITERATQRLIRDLDEAGYISRRRVGRNNQYVVHSDREISGSVLGSIQLSDLLACCAPAAPMRLRTISSAK